The Halopseudomonas sabulinigri genome window below encodes:
- a CDS encoding PP2C family protein-serine/threonine phosphatase, whose product MEALQSCWKSAARTDRGKVRERNEDSVLAQPERGIWLVADGMGGHLNGALASRLIVEEIAELALNGNLDQQVRRVRQALHVVNRRLGHEVTVTADQPDAVMGSTVVALLGNQERAVCLWAGDSRCYLWRNQRLYQLSRDHSLMQQLIHEEQVDPLEAARHPAANALTRAVGAHERLVLDILEFSVQPGDTLLLCSDGLYQSVSTGILSHALGLLSPDAAVEYLFSHALSGPARDNISAVVMRR is encoded by the coding sequence ATGGAGGCGCTGCAAAGCTGCTGGAAAAGTGCCGCTCGCACCGACCGCGGCAAGGTCCGTGAGCGCAACGAAGACTCGGTACTCGCGCAGCCCGAGCGGGGCATCTGGCTGGTTGCCGACGGCATGGGTGGGCACCTCAACGGTGCCCTAGCCAGCCGGCTGATCGTGGAAGAAATTGCCGAGCTGGCGCTCAACGGCAACCTCGACCAGCAGGTTCGCCGGGTGCGTCAGGCGCTCCACGTGGTCAACCGCCGCCTCGGCCATGAGGTGACCGTGACCGCCGACCAGCCGGACGCCGTCATGGGCAGTACCGTGGTGGCGCTGCTCGGCAATCAGGAGCGCGCGGTCTGCCTGTGGGCTGGCGATAGCCGCTGTTATCTGTGGCGCAATCAGCGGCTGTATCAGCTGTCGCGGGACCACTCACTGATGCAGCAGCTGATTCACGAGGAACAGGTCGACCCGCTGGAGGCCGCACGCCACCCGGCCGCCAACGCGCTGACCCGTGCAGTGGGTGCGCACGAACGCTTGGTGCTCGACATTCTCGAGTTCAGCGTGCAGCCCGGTGACACCCTACTGCTCTGCAGCGACGGCCTGTACCAATCGGTCTCTACCGGTATTCTCAGCCACGCTCTGGGCCTGCTATCGCCCGACGCGGCGGTGGAATACCTCTTCTCTCATGCCCTTTCCGGGCCCGCCCGCGACAACATCAGCGCGGTGGTCATGCGCCGATGA
- the thrH gene encoding bifunctional phosphoserine phosphatase/homoserine phosphotransferase ThrH, translating into MEIACLDLEGVLVPEIWIAFAEKTGIEELKATTRDIPDYDVLMKQRLSILDKHGLKLSDIQEVIATLKPLDGAIEFVNWLRERFQVVILSDTFYEFSQPLMRQLGFPTLLCHRLITDENDRVVDYQLRQKDPKRQSVVALKSIYYRIIAAGDSYNDTTMLSEAHAGILFHAPDNVIQEFPQFPAVHTFEDLKKEFIKASNRELAL; encoded by the coding sequence GTGGAAATTGCCTGCCTTGACCTTGAGGGCGTGTTGGTCCCCGAAATCTGGATAGCCTTCGCCGAAAAAACCGGCATCGAAGAACTCAAGGCGACCACCCGAGACATTCCTGATTACGATGTGCTGATGAAGCAGCGCCTGTCGATTCTTGATAAGCACGGGCTGAAACTGTCTGACATTCAGGAAGTGATCGCCACGCTAAAGCCGCTGGACGGCGCGATCGAGTTCGTCAACTGGCTACGTGAACGCTTCCAGGTGGTGATTCTGTCGGATACCTTCTATGAGTTCTCGCAGCCGCTGATGCGTCAGTTGGGCTTTCCGACGCTGCTGTGTCATCGCCTGATTACCGATGAGAACGACCGGGTGGTTGACTACCAGCTGCGCCAAAAAGACCCCAAGCGTCAGTCGGTGGTTGCGCTGAAGAGCATTTACTACCGCATTATCGCCGCGGGTGATTCCTACAACGACACCACCATGCTGTCTGAAGCCCACGCCGGCATTCTGTTTCATGCACCAGACAACGTGATTCAGGAATTCCCGCAGTTCCCGGCGGTACACACCTTTGAAGACCTGAAGAAGGAATTCATCAAGGCCTCCAATCGTGAGCTGGCGCTTTAA
- a CDS encoding 3-deoxy-7-phosphoheptulonate synthase codes for MADLPIDDLNVTSNEILISPEQLKAKIPLSEAAQKTVVESRQVIRDILDGKDHRLFIVIGPCSIHDIDAAKDYAARLKVLADEVKDTIYLVMRVYFEKPRTTVGWKGLINDPYLDDSFKIEDGLHIGRQLLRDLAEMGLPTATEALDPISPQYLQDLISWSAIGARTTESQTHREMSSGLSSAVGFKNGTDGSLSVAINALQSVSSPHRFLGINQQGQVSIVTTKGNPYGHVVLRGGNGKPNYDSVSVALCEKELEKASIAPNIMVDCSHANSNKDPGLQPLVMDNVANQILEGNNSIVGLMVESHIGWGSQSIPKDLSQLQYGVSVTDACIDWDTTVNSVRSMHDKLQDVLPKRNRG; via the coding sequence ATGGCCGATTTACCAATTGATGATCTGAACGTCACCTCCAACGAAATCCTTATCAGCCCCGAGCAGCTGAAAGCCAAGATTCCGCTGAGTGAAGCAGCGCAAAAAACCGTCGTCGAAAGCCGCCAGGTGATTCGCGACATCCTCGACGGCAAGGACCACCGCCTGTTCATCGTCATCGGCCCCTGCTCCATCCACGACATTGACGCTGCCAAGGATTACGCTGCGCGCCTCAAGGTGCTGGCCGATGAGGTAAAGGACACCATCTATCTGGTGATGCGCGTCTACTTTGAAAAGCCACGTACCACCGTCGGCTGGAAAGGTCTGATCAACGATCCTTACCTGGATGACTCCTTCAAGATTGAAGATGGACTGCACATTGGCCGGCAGCTGCTGCGTGATCTGGCTGAAATGGGTCTGCCCACCGCCACCGAAGCGCTTGATCCGATCTCGCCGCAGTATCTGCAGGATCTGATCTCCTGGTCAGCCATCGGCGCACGCACCACCGAATCACAGACGCACCGTGAGATGTCATCCGGCCTCTCCTCGGCTGTTGGCTTCAAGAACGGTACCGATGGCAGCCTGTCGGTCGCCATCAATGCGCTGCAGTCGGTCTCCAGTCCGCACCGGTTTCTGGGCATCAACCAACAGGGTCAGGTGTCCATCGTCACCACCAAGGGCAACCCCTACGGTCACGTGGTGCTGCGCGGCGGCAACGGCAAACCCAACTACGACTCGGTCAGCGTTGCGCTGTGCGAGAAGGAGCTGGAGAAAGCCTCGATTGCCCCCAACATCATGGTTGATTGCAGCCACGCCAACTCCAACAAGGACCCCGGCCTGCAGCCGCTGGTGATGGATAACGTGGCCAACCAGATTCTGGAAGGCAACAACTCGATTGTTGGCCTGATGGTAGAAAGCCACATCGGCTGGGGTAGTCAGTCCATTCCCAAGGACCTGTCGCAGCTGCAGTACGGCGTCTCCGTTACCGACGCCTGTATCGACTGGGACACTACCGTCAACAGCGTACGCAGCATGCATGACAAACTGCAGGACGTGTTGCCCAAGCGCAACCGGGGCTAA
- a CDS encoding putative 2-dehydropantoate 2-reductase, translating to MDNKNPRIGIIGTGAIGGFYGAMLAKGGNDVHFLLRSEYDAVVEKGITVNSLVNETLHLHPVQAYKNAADMPACDWIFVGAKATSNDLGDLIAQAAKPDAKVVLLQNGLNNEETLRPYLPEGVHLIGGLCYVCLFREGPGLVKHQFNGMIDLGYHSGPANTQQQQALLEEGAALLKTGKIPTRILPGVADARWQKLVWNAPFNGTSVVLNAGTKALLASDASRKLIGDMMDEVVGAAKACGVEMPDGLGQKLLAGTAMMPDYHPSMYHDWLHKRPMELDSLYGEMLRQAKAAGCSMPKTEALLDQLTFIQNGYLNADPA from the coding sequence ATGGATAATAAGAACCCGCGCATTGGTATTATCGGCACTGGTGCCATTGGTGGCTTTTACGGCGCCATGTTGGCAAAGGGCGGCAACGATGTGCACTTCCTGCTGCGCAGCGAGTACGACGCGGTGGTAGAGAAGGGCATTACCGTCAACAGCCTGGTAAACGAGACCCTGCATCTGCACCCGGTGCAAGCCTACAAGAACGCTGCCGACATGCCGGCCTGTGACTGGATCTTCGTGGGTGCCAAGGCTACCAGTAATGACCTGGGCGACCTCATTGCCCAGGCGGCCAAGCCGGATGCGAAAGTGGTGTTGCTGCAAAACGGTTTGAACAACGAGGAAACCCTGCGCCCGTACCTGCCGGAGGGCGTGCACCTGATTGGTGGTCTTTGCTACGTTTGCCTGTTCCGCGAAGGTCCGGGTCTGGTCAAGCATCAGTTCAACGGCATGATCGATCTCGGTTATCACTCAGGGCCTGCCAATACCCAGCAACAGCAAGCATTGCTGGAAGAGGGCGCCGCATTGCTCAAGACCGGCAAGATTCCAACGCGGATTTTGCCTGGCGTGGCGGACGCGCGCTGGCAGAAACTGGTGTGGAACGCGCCGTTCAATGGCACGTCCGTGGTGTTGAATGCCGGTACCAAGGCGCTACTGGCGAGCGATGCCAGTCGCAAGCTGATTGGTGACATGATGGACGAGGTGGTCGGTGCGGCCAAGGCGTGCGGCGTCGAAATGCCGGACGGGTTGGGGCAGAAGCTGTTGGCTGGCACCGCAATGATGCCGGACTATCACCCCAGCATGTACCACGACTGGTTGCACAAGCGGCCCATGGAGCTCGACAGCCTGTATGGCGAAATGCTGCGTCAGGCCAAGGCCGCCGGTTGCAGCATGCCGAAAACCGAGGCATTGTTGGATCAACTGACGTTCATCCAGAACGGCTATCTCAACGCTGATCCAGCCTGA
- a CDS encoding phosphoadenylyl-sulfate reductase yields MKNFDTAQLAADYAKQSPQKILELALEHFDNLWLSFSGADDIVVLDMAWKINPNIKVFTLDTGRLHPETYRFLEQVRKHYGIQIEALSPDHQQLEAYVREKGLFDFYENGHGECCGIRKIAPLRRKLASVDAWITGQRKDQSPTRADVPVIERDAAFSTAEHDLIKFNPLANYTSEDVWNYIRMLEIPYNPLHEKGFISIGCEPCTRPVLPNQHEREGRWWWEESTQKECGLHAGNLIAKS; encoded by the coding sequence ATGAAAAATTTTGATACCGCACAACTGGCGGCCGATTACGCCAAGCAGTCGCCGCAGAAAATCCTCGAACTGGCCCTGGAACACTTCGACAACCTTTGGCTGTCGTTCAGTGGCGCCGACGATATTGTCGTGCTCGACATGGCCTGGAAGATCAACCCCAACATCAAGGTATTCACCCTGGATACCGGCCGCCTGCACCCCGAGACTTACCGATTTCTGGAGCAGGTACGCAAGCACTACGGCATTCAGATCGAGGCGCTGTCGCCGGATCACCAGCAACTTGAAGCCTATGTGCGTGAAAAGGGTCTGTTCGACTTTTATGAAAATGGTCACGGCGAGTGCTGCGGTATCCGCAAGATCGCCCCGCTGCGCCGTAAGCTGGCCAGCGTCGATGCCTGGATCACCGGTCAGCGCAAGGATCAGAGCCCGACCCGTGCCGATGTACCGGTGATCGAGCGTGATGCCGCGTTCTCCACCGCGGAGCATGATCTGATCAAGTTCAACCCGCTGGCCAACTACACCAGCGAAGACGTGTGGAACTATATCCGCATGCTCGAAATCCCCTACAACCCACTGCATGAAAAGGGCTTTATCAGCATTGGCTGCGAGCCCTGCACGCGGCCGGTGCTGCCCAATCAGCATGAACGCGAGGGTCGCTGGTGGTGGGAAGAGTCCACCCAGAAAGAATGCGGGTTGCACGCAGGTAACCTGATTGCCAAGAGCTGA
- a CDS encoding 5'-nucleotidase, translated as MPALLGDKLVIAISSRALFDLDESHQVFEQEGLEAYRQYQIAREDSPLEPGEAFALVQKLLHINSLLEGDSRVEVVLLSRNSADTGLRVFNSIQHYQLGITRAAFAGGRSPFTYIPAFGCHLFLSTHAEDVRATLEAGFAAATILPSRLRRETRDELRIAFDGDAVLFSDESEQVFQREGLAAFQASEQAAARQPLGGGPFKPFLAALNRIQTEFADAPCPIRTALFTARSAPAHERVIRTLREWNIRLDESLFLGGLDKSDFLQAFGADLFFDDQEGHCQRAVGVVPTGHVPHGISNFKKPESN; from the coding sequence ATGCCCGCGCTACTCGGTGACAAACTGGTCATCGCCATTTCATCGAGGGCACTGTTCGATCTGGACGAAAGTCATCAGGTGTTTGAGCAGGAAGGGCTGGAAGCCTACCGGCAGTATCAGATTGCCCGCGAGGACTCACCGCTGGAACCGGGTGAGGCCTTTGCCTTGGTGCAGAAACTGTTGCACATCAACAGCCTATTGGAGGGCGACAGCCGCGTTGAGGTGGTGCTGCTGTCACGCAACAGTGCCGACACCGGCCTGCGGGTGTTCAACTCCATTCAGCATTATCAATTGGGCATCACGCGGGCCGCCTTCGCCGGGGGGCGCAGCCCGTTCACCTATATTCCTGCCTTTGGTTGCCATCTGTTTCTTTCGACCCACGCCGAAGACGTGCGGGCTACGCTGGAAGCCGGATTTGCGGCGGCCACCATCCTGCCGTCGCGGCTGCGCCGCGAGACCCGCGACGAATTGCGCATCGCCTTTGATGGCGACGCGGTGCTGTTTTCCGACGAGTCGGAGCAGGTATTTCAGCGCGAGGGCTTGGCCGCGTTTCAGGCCAGCGAGCAGGCGGCGGCCCGGCAACCGCTCGGCGGCGGCCCGTTCAAACCCTTTTTGGCCGCGCTCAACCGCATTCAGACCGAGTTTGCGGATGCGCCGTGCCCCATCCGCACCGCACTCTTTACTGCACGCAGTGCCCCTGCGCACGAGCGGGTGATTCGCACCCTGCGGGAATGGAACATTCGCCTGGACGAGTCTCTATTCCTTGGTGGCCTGGATAAATCCGACTTCTTGCAAGCGTTCGGCGCCGACCTGTTTTTTGATGACCAGGAAGGCCATTGCCAGCGGGCAGTGGGCGTAGTGCCTACCGGTCACGTGCCGCACGGCATCAGCAATTTCAAGAAGCCAGAATCAAACTGA
- the cysB gene encoding HTH-type transcriptional regulator CysB — protein sequence MKLQQLRYIWEVAHHDLNVSATAQSLYTSQPGISKQIRLLEDELGVEVFSRSGKHLTRITPAGERIIATAGEILRKVDSIKQIAQEFSNERKGTLTLSTTHTQARYALPPIIKKFISAYPDVSLHMHQGTPMQICEMTVDGTADFAIATEALELFSDLVMMPCYKWNRCVIVPKGHPLTNIGELTLEELAAHPLVTYVFGFTGRSKLDEAFSNRGLSPKVVFTAADADVIKTYVRLGLGVGIVAHMAVDPVADPDLVVIDASKLFEASVTKIGFRRGTFLRGYMYDFIETFAPHLSREMIDRALQCSSRLELDELFAEVELPVL from the coding sequence ATGAAGCTGCAGCAACTGCGCTATATCTGGGAAGTGGCCCACCATGATCTGAACGTATCGGCCACCGCGCAGAGTCTGTATACCTCACAGCCGGGCATCAGCAAGCAGATTCGTCTGCTGGAGGATGAGTTGGGCGTGGAGGTCTTTTCACGCAGCGGCAAGCACCTGACGCGTATCACGCCCGCCGGTGAGCGTATCATCGCTACCGCCGGTGAAATTCTGCGCAAGGTCGACAGCATCAAGCAAATCGCCCAGGAGTTCAGCAACGAACGCAAGGGCACGCTAACCCTGTCGACCACTCACACCCAGGCGCGCTACGCGCTGCCGCCGATCATCAAGAAGTTCATCAGTGCCTATCCGGACGTGTCGCTGCACATGCATCAGGGCACGCCGATGCAAATCTGTGAAATGACCGTGGATGGCACCGCCGACTTCGCCATTGCCACCGAAGCCCTTGAGCTGTTCTCCGATCTGGTGATGATGCCCTGTTACAAATGGAACCGCTGCGTGATCGTGCCCAAGGGCCATCCCCTGACCAACATCGGCGAATTGACCCTTGAGGAGCTGGCAGCGCATCCCCTGGTGACCTACGTATTTGGCTTTACCGGGCGCTCCAAGCTGGATGAAGCCTTCAGCAATCGCGGCCTGTCACCCAAGGTGGTCTTTACCGCAGCCGATGCCGATGTGATCAAAACCTACGTGCGCCTAGGGCTGGGCGTCGGCATTGTGGCGCACATGGCCGTCGACCCGGTGGCTGATCCTGACCTGGTGGTCATCGACGCCAGCAAGTTGTTTGAAGCCAGCGTCACCAAGATTGGCTTTCGCCGTGGCACCTTCCTGCGCGGTTATATGTATGACTTCATCGAAACCTTCGCGCCGCACCTGAGCCGCGAAATGATTGATCGCGCGCTGCAGTGCAGCAGTCGGCTGGAGCTGGATGAGCTGTTTGCTGAAGTAGAACTGCCGGTGTTGTAA
- a CDS encoding GNAT family N-acetyltransferase, producing MTMNATVQHDPEGKQFYVVVEGTKAYLAYMDLGKQTLDIYRTFVPNALRGKGLAAQLTEHALRYAEEQGYTVIPSCSYVEWYMDRQSANAE from the coding sequence ATGACCATGAACGCCACCGTCCAGCACGACCCGGAAGGCAAGCAGTTCTATGTTGTCGTTGAGGGCACCAAGGCTTATCTGGCCTACATGGATCTCGGCAAGCAGACACTCGATATTTATCGCACCTTCGTGCCCAATGCCCTGCGTGGCAAAGGGTTGGCGGCGCAACTTACCGAGCACGCCTTGCGCTATGCCGAGGAGCAGGGCTATACCGTTATTCCATCCTGCTCGTACGTTGAATGGTATATGGATCGCCAGTCGGCCAACGCCGAGTAA
- a CDS encoding serine/threonine-protein kinase has product MDTALDSANSLAGSHVAGKPAKAAMPAVKQHGELPNVLSNRYRIERLLGVGGMGAVYRARDLLREQYGDPDPYVALKTLNEEFAEYPDANALLYSEFALTSRLRHSNVIRFYAFNVDRTSQRAFMTMELLKGPTLDHLISERAQGLEWAELKQIAVPLLEALQASHSLGVLHGDIKPSNVMLTADGLRLFDYGLGQPVQGLLPGLPRLSRKRIAAWTPRYAALELLEGGQLSEATDLFAVAVILYELSSGHHPYSRLTAKQAKCMEQGDSLRKPDKLPTHCWSKLKVALAFDEDQRATTVAELLAAFSYQPTGLLQRLFARHG; this is encoded by the coding sequence ATGGATACTGCATTAGATTCCGCCAACAGCCTGGCTGGCTCGCATGTCGCCGGCAAGCCTGCCAAGGCCGCCATGCCGGCGGTGAAACAGCACGGTGAACTGCCGAATGTACTGAGCAACCGTTATCGGATTGAACGTTTGCTCGGCGTCGGCGGCATGGGCGCGGTTTACCGCGCACGCGACCTGCTGCGCGAACAGTACGGCGATCCCGACCCTTACGTTGCATTGAAAACCCTGAACGAGGAATTTGCCGAGTACCCGGACGCCAATGCGCTGCTGTACAGCGAGTTCGCGCTGACCAGCCGCCTGCGCCACAGCAATGTCATTCGCTTCTACGCCTTCAATGTCGACCGCACCAGCCAGCGCGCCTTCATGACCATGGAGTTGCTCAAGGGCCCGACGCTCGATCATTTGATCAGCGAACGTGCGCAGGGGCTCGAGTGGGCAGAACTGAAGCAGATTGCAGTCCCCCTGCTTGAGGCGCTGCAGGCTTCGCATAGCCTGGGTGTGTTACACGGCGACATCAAGCCGAGCAATGTCATGCTCACCGCCGACGGCCTGCGTCTGTTCGATTACGGCCTGGGCCAGCCGGTTCAGGGACTGCTCCCCGGTTTGCCGCGCCTGAGCCGTAAACGCATTGCGGCCTGGACACCCCGCTACGCGGCGCTGGAACTGCTGGAGGGTGGGCAGCTGAGTGAGGCCACCGATCTCTTCGCGGTAGCGGTGATTCTGTACGAGCTGAGCAGCGGGCATCATCCGTATAGCCGGCTGACCGCCAAACAGGCGAAATGCATGGAACAAGGCGACTCGCTACGCAAACCCGACAAATTGCCGACACACTGCTGGTCGAAGCTGAAAGTCGCCCTGGCGTTCGATGAAGACCAGCGCGCCACTACGGTCGCCGAGCTATTGGCCGCATTCAGCTATCAACCCACCGGGTTGTTGCAGCGCCTGTTCGCTCGCCACGGATAA